The nucleotide window TCACCCTTCTGATGAGGTTGTTCACCTCGATCTGTATCGCTCGGATATCCCCCATATCGATGCGGATGTCTTCAGTGGATGGGGCAAACTGCAATCGGGCAGTAATCTGACTGCCGAAGAGCAGACCAAAGTAAGCCGTTTGAATGAACTGTCAGATCAATTTGCTGCAGCAGATAAATATGTTTTTGTAACACCGATGTGGAACTTCTCATTCCCCCCTATTCTGAAGGCTTATGTGGATTCCATCTGCGTAGCTGGCAAAACTTTTCGTTATACCGAACAAGGTCCTGTTGGACTGCTGACTGACAAAAAAGCGCTGCATATTCAGGCCCGCGGCGGCATTTATTCCGAAGGCCCAGCGGCTGAGATGGAATCCGGTCATCGTTACCTGAGCATTATTATGTCTTTTCTCGGCGTGCCTAAGCTTGATGGCATTTTTGTAGAGGGGCATAATCAATATAAAGATCGTGCAGATGAGATCAAGCAACAGGCTATAGAGCAAGCACGCACTTTCGCGAAACAGTTCTAAGAGAGGTAGTTCAAAAAGTTGAACAACACTCAAAACGTAAACAAAACCCGCGTGCGACCTAGGGGATAATCCCAGGAAACACGCGGGTTTTCAATGTATAATCAACCTAGAGCTTATTGATGTCCAGCGCTGGCACGGCTCATGGTTTCAAGTTTACGTGTGATCGCATGACGGTCTACTTTCAATCCCCAGATCATTTCAATAATCTGCTCTTTCTCTTCTGGATTGTCGGCATGTTTCAGTTGCATTAACAGATCATGCATCTGTTCATTAATGCCTTCAAATTGACTCCATAAATCCTGTCTTACCTCTGTTGAATCCAGATGATGATTCGCATCGACTTCTTCCTTCAATGCTTGCAGAATAGCATCTTTCCATTCGTCATCACCTAGCTGTTTCGCTATGTTCAGGAGATCCAGATAATCGTCAACAAGAAGTGAGTTCAATTCAGCATGTGTTTTCATCGTTTATTGCATCCCCTTTTCGTCTATTTACCAAGTATTATACTCGGTATTTCAGGAGATGCAAGACCTGTCGGAAAAAGTTGATTTATGTAGCCTGTCCCTTCAACTTATGGACAAGCAAATTACACAAGACAAAACCGATCAAAACATACACACCAATCATGCCCACAATGCCTATCCATCCCAGATGGCTGTAAAGTAATCCGCCCCCAGTTCCACTCACGCTTGAACCAAAGTAGTAGAAAAATAAATACAACGCATTGGCCTGGGATTTGTGCTGATTGGCCACGAGGCCAACCCAGCTGCTTGCGATGGAGTGGCCGCCGAAGAAACCGAAGGCAAACAGGGCGAGTCCGATAATTTTGACCCAAAGCGCTGGATGAAGGGTACAGACTGCACCAGCCAGAATAATGCCCAGCGCGATTCCAAGCACATGTGATCTGCCGTACCGATCTGCCAGCCTGCCCATCCAGGTGCTGCTAACTGTGCCCATCAGATATACCACAAAAAGACTTCCAACAATGGACTGGCTAAGATGGTAGGGTTCACCCGTTAATTCAAAACCAATATAGTTGAAGAGGGTCACAAAGCTCCCCATCAGGAGAAAACCGAGTCCATACAGGCATAGCAGCCTCGGATTGCGACACTGCGACCACAAAAGAGGGATTGGATTTTTGAATCCGGGTGCAGCTTTGACAAAATGACGGGATGGCGGGATGACAAGCCAAAAAATAACGGCAGCACACAGTCCAAGAATAC belongs to Paenibacillus sp. FSL H8-0079 and includes:
- a CDS encoding FMN-dependent NADH-azoreductase — its product is MSTLLYITAHPHDHETSFSMATGKAFIDAYRESHPSDEVVHLDLYRSDIPHIDADVFSGWGKLQSGSNLTAEEQTKVSRLNELSDQFAAADKYVFVTPMWNFSFPPILKAYVDSICVAGKTFRYTEQGPVGLLTDKKALHIQARGGIYSEGPAAEMESGHRYLSIIMSFLGVPKLDGIFVEGHNQYKDRADEIKQQAIEQARTFAKQF
- a CDS encoding MFS transporter produces the protein MTGDQDTVDPRSFLTEKVGTSMIQQGTKTFRNISLALFAGGFVTFALLYSLQPLMPEISDTFSITPAHASLTLSVTTIAMALTMLFIGSLSDSVGRRFIMTAALVISSVIALLSAFSPGYTELLLLRILQGVALAGLPAIAMTYLSEEIEPASLGYAMGLYISGNSIGGMAGRFISGVVTDWFSWRAAVGFIGILGLCAAVIFWLVIPPSRHFVKAAPGFKNPIPLLWSQCRNPRLLCLYGLGFLLMGSFVTLFNYIGFELTGEPYHLSQSIVGSLFVVYLMGTVSSTWMGRLADRYGRSHVLGIALGIILAGAVCTLHPALWVKIIGLALFAFGFFGGHSIASSWVGLVANQHKSQANALYLFFYYFGSSVSGTGGGLLYSHLGWIGIVGMIGVYVLIGFVLCNLLVHKLKGQAT